The proteins below come from a single Rosa rugosa chromosome 2, drRosRugo1.1, whole genome shotgun sequence genomic window:
- the LOC133729899 gene encoding tRNA wybutosine-synthesizing protein 2/3/4 — translation MEFEKRKAATLTSLRSEVTDKSPKGTVDTPIIPLLDVINGHRDYFTTSSCSGRISILSQPARRVSKKKASGGAWLYISHDPADPDSVLDLVFCTSDQNEPELQDDQNDVVFRFEPLIIAVECRDVAAAQVLVSKAIASGFRESGITSSNKRVIIAIRCSIRLEVPLGSSREIMVSREYLRFLVGVANEKFEANRKRTEAFLEALQSGESGGGFALAPAGGNYENASSGLKGDNGCSSLSVVPTEVSGENEENLYLWGHSACALEKKVDNGILVFGGFGGIGRHARRNQCLLVDALSGSLRGISIESSPSPRLGHTASLVGHCVFVIGGRADPEKILSDVWVLDIQKKEWKLAECSGDVFPPRHRHAAAVVGSKIYVFGGLNNDAVTSSLHVLDTDNLQWREIVVTGEGPCARHSHSMVPSGSQLYMFGGYDGEEALGDLYRFDTEKSKCRWKKVKASGRSPHARFSHSMFVYKNHLGVIGGCPVRQHCQELAILDLRLCMWRHVKLESTGEDLFVRSTANVVGDDLVMIGGGASCYAFGTKFSKPMKINLLPLKLRDDKPLVRERHTDQIDIVRSEKSRHPQVQNVKTLTEAPDLNFKSELPMADGIGQQVDAYWVLKLERKYAKIGKDILKKFGWLDLARKVYSLEGGLHICFPVSAKFSDVLKENQHHMANSFEGQSGHICKPDIGRECLIDEVTCSKALDILKECGAMKLVDEVVEVRKTAKSPLKIMSDAVGSLLEDKGLPAGLLEELPTRWERLGDIVVLPVTSFKNPLWDSIAEELWPAVAKSVNAVRLARQGRVASTGTRDSTLEILIGDNGWVDHRENGILYSFDATKCMFSWGNLSEKLRMGSLDCRDEIIVDLFAGIGYFMLPFLVRAKAKLVYACEWNPHAVAALRRNVQANSVSDRCIILEGDNRTTAPTGVADRVCLGLIPSSESSWATAVRALRDEGGMLHVHGNVVDSEENSWTNHVTESIAETARSQGHCWEVSIEHLERVKWYAPHIRHVVADVRCRQTQK, via the exons ATGGAGTTCGAGAAGCGAAAAGCGGCGACGCTGACGTCACTGAGATCGGAGGTGACGGACAAGTCGCCGAAGGGCACGGTGGACACTCCGATCATTCCTCTCCTCGACGTCATCAACGGCCACCGCGACTACTTCACCACCAGCTCCTGCTCCGGCCGAATCTCCATCCTCTCTCAGCCCGCTCGCCGGGTCTCCAAGAAGAAAGCCTCCGGCGGCGCGTGGCTTTACATCTCTCACGACCCGGCCGATCCCGACTCCGTCCTCGACCTCGTCTTCTGCACCTCCGATCAGAATGAGCCGGAGCTCCAAGAcgaccaaaacgacgtcgttttcaGATTCGAGCCTCTGATTATCGCCGTCGAGTGCAGGGACGTGGCGGCGGCGCAGGTTCTGGTGTCGAAAGCCATAGCGTCCGGGTTCAGAGAGTCCGGCATTACGAGTTCGAACAAGCGTGTGATTATCGCGATTCGCTGCTCGATACGATTGGAGGTTCCGCTGGGGAGTAGTCGCGAGATTATGGTGTCTCGCGAGTATTTGAGGTTCCTTGTGGGCGTGGCGAACGAGAAATTCGAGGCCAACCGGAAGAGGACCGAGGCTTTTCTGGAGGCTCTGCAGAGTGGGGAGAGCGGAGGAGGGTTTGCGCTGGCTCCGGCTGGTGGAAATTACGAGAATGCCTCTTCCG GGTTGAAGGGAGATAATGGatgctctagtctgtctgttgTTCCGACAGAGGTTTCCGGGGAGAATGAGGAGAATCTTTACCTCTGGGGTCATTCGGCTTGCGCGTTGGAGAAGAAGGTGGATAATGGGATTCTTGTGTTTGGTGGATTCGGAGGCATTGGAAGACATGCGAGGAGAAATCAGTGTTTGCTGGTTGATGCATTGTCTGGTAGTTTGAGAGGGATTAGCATAGAGAGTAGTCCTTCACCGAGATTGGGCCACACGGCTTCTTTGGTTGGACATTGTGTGTTTGTTATTGGAGGCAGGGCTGATCCTGAGAAAATTCTGAGTGATGTATGGGTCCTCGATATACAGAAGAAGGAATGGAAACTCGCCGAATGTTCTGGTGATGTATTTCCTCCCAG GCATCGACATGCTGCAGCCGTGGTAGGATCAAAGATATATGTGTTTGGTGGACTTAACAATGATGCAGTCACATCTTCCTTGCATGTACTGGATACAGATAATCTGCAGTGGAGAGAGATAGTTGTCACTGGGGAAGGTCCGTGTGCCCGACATTCACACTCAATGGTGCCATCGGGATCTCAGCTATATATGTTTGGAGGATATGATGGTGAGGAAGCACTTGGAGACTTGTACAGGTTTGATACTGAAAAATCTAAATGTAGATGGAAAAAAGTGAAGGCGTCTGGGAGAAGTCCCCATGCAAGGTTCTCGCACTCCATGTTTGTGTACAAAAATCATCTTGGAGTTATTGGTGGTTGTCCAGTTAGACAACATTGCCAAGAGTTGGCAATACTTGATCTACGGCTGTGCATGTGGAGGCATGTGAAACTAGAATCCACTGGTGAAGATTTGTTTGTACGTAGCACTGCCAATGTTGTTGGTGATGATCTTGTTATGATTGGTGGTGGGGCATCTTGTTATGCATTTGGTACAAAGTTCAGTAAGCCAATGAAAATCAACTTGCTTCCCTTGAAGCTTAGAGATGATAAACCACTTGTCAGAGAACGGCATACTGACCAAATTGATATCGTGAGGAGCGAAAAGAGTAGACATCCACAGGTTCAAAATGTTAAAACATTAACCGAAGCTCCTGACCTAAATTTTAAGAGTGAATTACCCATGGCTGATGGCATTGGTCAACAGGTGGATGCATATTGGGTTCTGAAACTTGAAAGAAAGTATGCGAAAATAGGGAAGGACATACTAAAGAAGTTTGGTTGGTTAGATCTTGCAAGGAAGGTTTACTCCTTGGAAGGTGGTTTACATATTTGTTTCCCTGTGAGTGCAAAATTTTCTGATGTATTGAAAGAAAATCAGCATCATATGGCAAATTCATTTGAAGGACAGAGTGGTCACATTTGTAAGCCAGATATAGGAAGGGAATGTTTGATTGATGAGGTCACCTGTTCAAAAGCCTTAGACATTCTAAAGGAATGTGGTGCCATGAAGCTGGTAGATGAGGTTGTTGAAGTCAGAAAAACTGCAAAATCTCCCTTGAAAATAATGAGTGATGCCGTGGGGTCTCTGCTAGAGGATAAAGGCCTACCTGCAGGACTGTTGGAGGAGCTACCAACCAG ATGGGAGCGACTTGGAGATATTGTTGTGCTTCCAGTGACATCATTCAAGAATCCGTTATGGGACTCAATTGCTGAGGAGCTTTGGCCTGCTGTTGCCAAATCAGTAAATGCTGTTCGCCTTGCTCGCCAA GGCCGAGTTGCATCAACTGGTACAAGGGACAGTACTTTGGAGATTCTTATAGGAGATAATGGCTGGGTTGATCATCGTGAAAATGGAATTCTCTATTCTTTTGATGCTACTAAGTGCATGTTCTCCTGGGGCAACCTTTCTGAGAAGCTCCGCATGGGCTCTCTGGATTGTAGAGATGAGATCATTGTGGATTTATTTGCTGGAATTGGATATTTTATGCTGCCATTTCTTGTCAG GGCCAAGGCAAAACTAGTTTATGCTTGTGAATGGAATCCTCATGCTGTTGCGGCACTCCGGAGAAACGTACAAGCCAATTCTGTCAGTGATCGATGCATCATTCTTGAAGGAGATAACCGGACAACGGCACCTACA GGAGTGGCTGATCGGGTCTGCCTTGGTCTCATTCCGTCAAGTGAATCTAGCTGGGCCACTGCTGTTAGGGCATTAAG GGATGAGGGTGGGATGCTACATGTGCATGGGAATGTGGTGGACTCAGAGGAGAATTCATGGACCAATCACGTAACAGAATCAATAGCTGAAACTGCTAGATCTCAAG GTCATTGTTGGGAGGTTTCAATAGAACATTTGGAGAGAGTGAAATGGTACGCCCCACACATCCGCCACGTTGTTGCAGATGTAAGATGTAGACAGACCCAGAAATAA